CGATACCAGAATCATAAAGCCGAGATAAATGATGAGCCAGAGACTCGACTTAATGTGTTTCGCGAACCCAGAAAAACCTTCGTTCCTGCCCTGGAAGAACAGGTAGATAGGCAAACCGACCAACATGACAAAGATGACGCGTCCCGTGCTCGGCCACTTACCTGCATACAGGATGAGGGATGCCATGACGAACGCGATCGGTGCAAGGACTTGTAATCCCTTAATTCGAACCATGGACCCCATATTCGTCGCGATCCGCCGGAAAGCCATCGCCGAAACCGGCCCCGTTACATAGGAGACCAGTGTGGCAATCGAGATAACCGTCGACAATTCACCCCAGCCTCTGAATATAAGCAGGAAAATATACGACACGACGAGATTTAACCACATCGCGTTCCGAGGAATATACCATTTCTCATGCACGTTCGAAAGCGACTTGGCAAGCCATCCATTTTCACTGATGCCAAAAATCATCCGTGCCGTCGTAGCTGTATAGGTAATGCCCGTGCCGGACGGAGACACGAACGCATCCGCAAACAGGATGATAGCAAGCCAGTTCAATCCAAATGCGACAGCCAAGTTGGCAAATGGCGAGTCAAAGTTCAATCCAGCAAATCCCTGTGCCAACATAGCGGGGCTCAAGGAACCAATATAAGCCACCTGCAAAATGATGTAGATGACGGCAGCGACGAGAATCGATCCCACAACCGCTATCGGCACCGCACGATTCGGATTTTTCGCTTCCCCCGCCAAGTTGACGGGACTCGTAAATCCATTAAATGCGAACACAATGCCGGATGTGGCAACAGCGGTTAAAACACCCGACCAACCAAACGGTGTGAACCCGCCGTGGTGCGTGAAGTTTCCCCCGTGAAATGCAGCAAACAGCAGTGCGATACCAGTGATTGCAGGAATCACCAGCTTAAGGACCGTGATGAAAGTGTTTACACGGGAAAACAGTTTCACTGTCCAGTAGTTCAGCAAGAAGTAAACGAAGACAAGGGCCGCTGCAATCCACAATCCCTGTCCCGCGAGATGGCCTGTGTTCTTACTGTACAGTGCGTGTGCCCAAGCAAATGGCCAGGAACTCATGTACTGGACCGAAGCTTCAGCCTCAATTGGAATGACCGACACAATTGCGATCCAATTCGCCCACCCAGAGATAAACCCCGTAACTGAACCGTGTGAGTACTGCGAGTAACGCACCATCCCGCCCGACTCCGGGAACCGCGCTCCGAGTTCAGCATAGACCAAGCCAATAAATAAAATCATAACCATGCCAATGAGCCAAGCCACGATGGCAGCCGGCCCCGCAACAGTAGCAGCTTTCTGGGCCCCGAATAGCCAGCCGGATCCAATGATGGACCCCACCCCGGTCATTGTGAGTGAAAACACCCCGATTTGCCGCTGTAGTTTTTTCATCATGGTCCCTCCTTCAGCCGATTGAGACTCTTAAAAATATCAGCTTCTGAAATTGAGATGATAGAGATTGTTTCTACAGAGATGAAGAATTGCGGAAGATATACTCATAATAGATTATAGCACGACGACAGTGATTATCTCCAGTTTCCGGAATTTATTGAAAGCGTTTGACTTTTTTGAATTAGGGTGCGTGCGGGGAGGGGGTAGGATGGCCGTGTCTCCAATTCGGGACTGGGCTCCTAATTTACAGATTTACGCCATAGGTGGGGCAAATTAAGTTGAACGCATGCCGTGGTACTGCATGGCCGTCTGAGAGAGGAACCCAGGGACCTTATCGAGCCAACGCTTCCGCACATGTGCCGCGAGCGGCACGCTGTACCCCTATCGGACCTTTTCCCATAGTCCGGACGACTTACAGCGGGAACTAAGGTATCCTCGTTCCTTTGTTTGCGATTCCACAGAAGAAAATTGGCGTATAAGGGAATGCCAGGGTCCTCCCTAGCGGCGGACATGCCAGTACCCTCACGTGACCTGCTCCCATCGCGCGACTGCCCCGCACATTCCCGGCCCCGGCCTACACCGTTCACCCCCTTCTCCGACGGTCGACCAACCGGTCTGCCGGGCCATCGACCCCCGAGAGCGAGCCGAGATCGTTCATCCCCTACCACCTGTACCTTGCGGCTGTAATGCTAGCCGCATGTCATGTAAAAAACGGGAAGGAATGTTGAGAGAATGATTTCTAACATCCTCAAAGGGTTACTTAAATCGCCCACATCAGAAACTGCCGAATCTACAGATGATCCGGCTAGTTCAACTTCGCCATCGAGTAAACCCGGTGACGGTGTGCAATCCATTGATAGTCAATCCATGTTTGGTAATCCATATAGTCACCTACCAGGAGGCGTGCCAGGCGCGCCCATTGGGGGGCAGTCCGACGCCACACGAAGTGTTTCGCCGGCTCCGTCGCAGACTGCGGTCGAACCAGCGGCTCCACGACGAAGGGGACTCTTGGGACTCTTTCGCCGTAAGGCAGCTGCGCGTCAACGGTCGAACCCTACTGGACGCACGACAACAAATGGAATTCTCAATCGCGAAGGAGCGAATCGCCGGCCTCAGGCGAATCAACACATGTATCCGGGTGGTCAGCCGCACACCGGCCTTGGCGGTGCGTGGGGGCAACATATGCGTGGCGGTGCTCCTGGCCATCCTGCACAGCGGCCCATCCAGATGCCAAACCAATTCATGGGTATCGAGCGTTTTGGCCGCCCACCTATGAACCGACCCATGACGGGACCAATCCACCGTCAAATGCACGGCCCAGCGCGACCTGGCCTTCCCTACCAACAGGTTCCAATGCATCCTGGGTCACTGGGGCAGAGACCAATGATGATGACACCACCCCCGCAGCCAACACATCCGTACCACCCGAATACAAACGGTGGGCACATGCAGAGGCACTGGTAACTGTCAGTGAGGGGCCGCTTACGGGACTCGAGCACAGGCATTGCAGATGATGCCAATTCTATTCCTCCCGATCACGCCTTGATCATTCTTGGCGATGACGCTGAATACCATCAGGGATCGCATCCCGGCCCTATGCTCTATCTAGTCTGCTGTTAGCCTGACAAATGGAGGGGATTCGAGTGAATCGATTCACAAGGCTTCGTTGGATTCCAATTTTGCTCCGCGCCTACTATGAAGCACAAATGAGGCTTGATGCCGAGCGCGGTGAAACACAGAGCGAGAAGATCCTTGTCAAGGACAATGAACGTTCGCGGAAAGTACCACTGCGCGCAGAAACCGGCAAACGGCCCAAGGTAAAACGCCGAACCAGCATGGAAAAATTCAAGCCAACGAGCCCGAATACATCCTTGCCGAAGGCACCCCTTAGCGGTGGAACGAATGTACAATTGTTGAAGGAACTCCGTGCGACGAACGAAAAACTCGAGGAACTCGCGTCTATTCGCGAGCAGTTACGGGAACTTGGGATGTCCGTTGAAGACGTCAACCGGCGGATCGACGAGTTAAGAGTGACCAAAGAAGTGGTGGAGAGCCAGGCAAACGCACAATCTGTGACGCCGGGAGTCGGGCAATTGCCACCGTTTGGAGTGTAGATGTCCATCAGACGGCGTATGGAGATTGTGCGCTTGCCGCGTCTATTTGACCTGCTTCCAAATGCTCATGCGATCCCGCTTGCTTTGCGGATCCATTCCTTGCCCAACAAGCCACTTCGCGGCCTCTTTCCGCTCTTCCGCAGAAAGGTCAACCCCAACCTTCTCAGCCAACTCCTCGATCAATCGACCTGCACCGCGCTCGGTTGCCAATTCCGCTTTTGAGTACTTCACGAGAACTTGGTTGGCCTTTCGCCAGTTCAATGGGTTCGTCATTTTGCGTCTGAATGTACTCAATGCTTTGGAAGCCATGATCGTCTCCTTCCACAGCGAATGCTGTTTGTTCCTGTCACGCCGTGACGGGCCCTGCCTCTGCTACACCACCCTATGCATGCATGCCCTCTCGGGTTGTCGGCGTGTGCGGCGGTGGCGATGAGCTGTGTGAGAAAATGAAAAAAGACAGCCCCCAACCGGACTGTCAAATTTAACCTATGAAACTGCACGATCTAATTTATAAGGCTCAGGAGATCTTCGCGATTTCCTCAAGTACCTTTTCCTTCTGGAATGGCTTGACGAGGAAGCTCTTTGCACCTGATTTAATGGCGTCAATAACCATGTCCTGTTGACCCATCGCGCTGCACATAACCACTTTTGCGTTCGGGTCCAATGCCATAATGGCCTTTACTGCCTCCAGACCATCCATTTCCGGCATGGTGATGTCCATCGTGACAACGTCTGGGCGGTGTGCTTCATATAGTTGAACGGCTTCACGACCGTTCCCAGCTTCGGCGACGACCTCATGACCACCTTCCGTTAATAAGTTCTTTAACATCATTCGCATAAAAGCTGCATCGTCTACTACCATAATCTTTGCCATGAGGTAACCTCCTAAAGGTGTACATGTGAACGCTATAGATATCTCAATTCGCGTCTTCAATCATCACGATAACACGCAAAACCCCAGCATCCGTAATGGAAATGGGTACACAACAAGCCTGTTGAAAACCACTTAATTTCGTTTGACCTACCATCACCGTCGGCGGTGTGATATCCAATGAAAAGCCCTTATTCGATACGGCCGTACAAATGCTCCCTGCCATCATGTTAGCGAGTTCGCCGATTATCTAGTCTAGGGATGCCGAGAATACTGATGCAAAGGCTCCCAATCGTTGAATATATATAGTTAACGTTTCCGTGGTTGTACATTTGGTCATCATCCATCATCAAACCATAAGATCATCAAGTGAATTCCCCCATGTGCTCTAGATGTTTTTCGCAACCTAAGATTACAGAATAACTCGGGTATCAGATATACCGTGTTCTGGATGTTTATGCAATGTGAAGAGGGTATGCTTATTTCATATTCGCCCCCAATTGTGCAGTAAGAACGAAAACATTGCTATGGATGTTTATTCAGAATCGGGGACTATTCCATTTTTGACCCCTTTAGTTCAACAAAATTAGTTTCTCTTCAGAACAGCTCTGTGAGGCTTATGGACCATACACCCTTCTAATCGGCTGATTTAGTGATCAAATCATAAACTCTTTTCAAGTTTGAACTAAAATATGTAGTAAAGAACCAGTCACGATAAACCTTTGGTACAGAAATATCAGTAATGTTCTTCTTACTTTGAACGGTTTCTTCGACCAATGTCACAATATCTTTGATGTAACACTTCACTTCGTGAAGTTCTTTCATTGAGCAAACTTCACCATGCCCCGGTACGATAGTTTCTATGTCCAGTAGTTCGACTCGCTTCAGAATATTCAGCCACTCCTGGGGATTCGCATACATCATGACTGGATGATGCTTAGAGAGCACCAGATCCCCCATTACGGCAATTTTTTCTTCAGGAAGGTACACGAATGCATCACTTTGCGTGTGACCGCCGCCATACGTTATTAGTTGCACGGTCCGGTGACTTCCATAAATACTCATCTGCTGGTCAAAGGTTATCGTTGGTAGTGTATATACCAAATTGGAAAGCATTTTCATGTACTCGCGGTCACTGGCATTTTCCCATTGCATTTCCTTCTTTAACTTTTCGTCCGTCTCTTGTTGTACTTTCTCCTCGAGTTCTTCGATAGCCTGATAAATCGGTACTGGGTTTGACAGCTGCTGGGCTAACCTGTTTTTCCCGAATGTAGCCATAATTTCACGTGTGGTGGATGTAGAAATTATTTGTGCCGTAGGGGGAAACAGTTGATTGCCGCTCGTATGGTCACTGTGCCAATGTGTGTTGATTACGTAGGATACTTGGTGTCCTGTGAGGTAGGTTGCTGCTGCCAGCAAATCTTCTGCGGCCTCGATAGTGTTAAGGGTGTCCACCACGAGTGTTGTATCACCTAGATCAATGATTGCTGCATTCCCGACAGAGCCGGTACCAGGGACCGAGATTGCTGCAACGACACCCTCAGCGACGTAATTCAGCCGGAAATGCTTTGAGCCCGTATATGTTTCAATTCTGTTTTTCATGTGTTATCTCTACTCCCCCAGAAATTATAGGTTCATACTATCGCAGTTGTTTTTTCCAACCTAGCTTGTGTCGCTCTTCTGCCCGTTTCTGCCATAAGTGTAGCACTCGAATTATGTATATTCATGCAATATAAACGCATAAACCACCACAGCGTGTTTCTGCAAATCGAAACCGCAGAATACAGTAACTATTCAGTGATGAGCAGGCTAACGCGAAGGGCACCAATACTACTAATAATTACGGGTACTGAAAGTGCATATGTGAACCCAGTCAATTTTGTATCACCAATAAGGACGGTTGGGGGAGTAATGTCAAGATGAATCCCATTCATAGAAACATTTGTACACATGTTGCCACCAACCATGTTGCCGACCTCACCAATTAGTGAATCTAACAGTTCTCCTTCTACGGTCATACCATACATTGAAGCACCTAACGCCATAAATATCTCTTTCTTTGCATCGATAACGAGGCGGGTGTGATAGTCACCAGTAACCCCAATCAGAACGCCCATTTCGGGCTGTCTGAAGGCATTAGGGAGTCTTTCTGCATTTCCGTGTTCAATCGGAAATGGAACAACCGTAGATAGTGCAGAAAGTGTACCGTTTAAAATTTCGGTAACCAGTGTTGCTGTTTCCATAGAAAGTGATTCCTCCTTAATTAAGTCCTCGATAATTTAGTAGCTTTCACCCGCTATTGCATCCTACAGAGATTTGTATATCTCCCCAAATCGCTTCCTAACCAACTCTCGTAACTTTTTTAGTTCATTTTCTAGTTGTTGGTTCCGAGATTTCAAAGTAGCAATTATTACATCCTTCGAAGCGTCACTCGTATTACGCTTAACCATTTTCGCGGACGGTAATCCTTCTTGTTGCTGTCGCAGAAACTCAATACGATCGCGAACCTTTTTATTCTTGTAGAGAAACGATTTTGTAACGCCAGACTCCTCCGATACAGTGTTAAAGTTAATTTTCATCTGATGTTTGACCATCTTCTTTATTGCCTCAAAAACCTTGTCTTCGGCTAGTTGAGTTTTAGTTTTAGCATGTTCCAACAGTCCGGTGACGTTAGGTTTCTCATTCGACACTGGTCGCCACCCTCTCTCGTTCATCTCCCGTATATTCGCGCCGCGACTTCTCCAACCCAAATATTCCATTCCCATTTTGTAAGCCAGATAGAATCTCTTTATATTTTTTAAGCTTTGGCTCTATTAATTCTATGGAACGTAACCGATTAGCCTTCTTATAAGCCGTAATGTCTTCTTCCATTTTTGATATTTGCTGCTTATAATAGTCGATGAACGTTGAGTCTACATGAAAACTACGACAATTGTTTTTAATACAAGGCGGTTCCAAAACACTATCTAAGAAAGTGCATTTTATCTTCGGATTCTTGACGCAAATTCCATGATCCAATCGAATAGAATCAAAATTGTGTCTAATCCATTCCAGCTCTAGTCCATTTTCAGTTACTTGTTCTTCCAATGTGGCGGGTACTATCTTCCCTTGTTCACTAATCCGAATTGCTGCAAAAGCACCAGTCGCCCTAACTTTTTCCCATTCTTTCCTCTTAGTCTCGTCCAATATCTTCGCGTAAACAATTGTCATTTCTGGGCTTGCGTGCGCCATTAATTGCTGAACAATAACTATATCCATTCCGTTGTTAAGAAGAGTCACTCCATACCGATGACGAAACGCATGGTTTTTAAATTTATAGGGCCGCCCGTTCTCATCAAGAATATGACACTTTCTTGCTAGAGCGTTAAGATTGTTACGCATTGTGTTCGACGTTATGGGGTATCCCTTGCGCTTACCAGTGAACGTTGCAAAGAGGTATCGTTCAGGGTTATTTTCTGCAGTGGACACCTTTCGAACAAGTTCAATTTGAGATTGGACAACGGCTGCTATTTCTTCTGTAACAGGCACCCTGTGATCCTTGTATTTGACTTTCCTCTGGTCCCCAATAATCCACCAACCAGTTTTATCCTTCGTTAAACAATCAAGTTTTAACATCAAGACATCAGAAACTCGAAATCCTGTAGCTTCCATTACCAGTAGAATCGGAATGTATTCGCGTTTAAACTGATCAATATTACTTAAGACCAGATCCCAAATGTAATCTGGGATATATTTCACCGTATTTGGGTTTGTTTCCTGACGTTTAGGGTAATCCTCTGGATAAATTAAATTGCCTACAGGTTTTAATGGGGATTCCGACCATCCGTATCTCTGTATATCTTCAATAAACACTCTTAGTTTTCCCATGGCAGTGTTAACGTGTGAATTGGTAGCCTTTTGACCACCTGGAACCCCACCCATGGGCTCCGTTCTTAGAAAGTGTAGAAAACCCTCTATGTCATTTCTCGATAAGTTACGCATATCCACCCAATCAGGATGGCTTTGATGTAGAAAAGCGAAGAAATAATCTAGTTTCTTTAATGTACCTATTGCTGTCATGAACTCAATGGACATCTGGTCGAGCAATTTAGCCTCCTCGCTGTTTTAGGTGGGTAAAGCGAAGGACAACTTGCCTAGCAACAGGTAAATCATAGAGATATAGTTCTCGACGTTGCGATAACCCTTCGCTCTTCGTTTCATGGCTTGGATGAGACTGTTCATACTTTCAATCAGGGCATTATTCACTCTGCTATCAAACCAAGACAGTATGCCAGTTTGGTGGCGGCGAATGGTTTTAGCGGCGTCAATCATTGGTTTGAGCCGCGAATGCGTGGCCCAGAAGTACCACTTGTCCAGAAACGGCTTGGCAAGGGACTTTGGCTGTATCCAAAGCTCTTTGAATGTCAGCATCATCTGGTATGCCTTTGCCGTCTTGAGATTTAAGTGCCGAAGCTCCTGTAATCGCTCTTTTTGCTTGCTTGTCAGATTGTGCTCATTCTTCAGCCAAATGTACCTGGATTGTTTGAGCATGGGCTGTGTGCGTTGTTCTTCACGGCGTACTTTGTCCACCGCTTCACCGATTACTTTCGTAACATGGAACTTGTCAAATGTGAGTGAAGCGTCAGGAAAGTATTTGTGAACACCAGCAATAAATGCTGGAGACATGTCGGAGCAGACAGTTTCGATTTCATCTGGGTCGCCGCCATGTCGCGTGAAATCATCGACGAATCGCGTAAGGGTACTCATGTCTTTGCCATGCGTGACGAAGATTACCCGTCTTTGCTCTGTATCTGCAACAACGGTCACGTAGTGATGACCGCGAGCTGTAGAGGTTTCGTCAACCGCAATGTGGTGAACATCTGAGAAGTCTTGTGATTCGCGAGCCTGATTCACATAGTGGCGAACGATACGCCAGATACGGGTATCATGTTCCCCGACTAGACGTGCAACTGCCAGAACGGGCATCTCGCGAACCAGTTGAAGGATGAATGCCTCGAAGCCGTATGAGAAATGCCCGCGTTTGCGTGCCCAGGGCACTTCGATGGTCCGTACACCCCCTTGTCCTTCGAGCAATCATGGCACCAGATTCGAGTCACTTTGGCGTGAATGTATGTGTCGTGCTCAAAGTGATTGAGGTGCCTCCATGAGCGAGTGTCGCGGTCGTAGATGTCCGTGTTCTGACTGCCGCAATTTGGGCATGGGAACTTGGTTCCATCTTTGTAGTCGACCGTGATGTCAAGACGTTTATTCTCTTTGCTGAATTCAACCGAAGTAACATGCCAGGGAGATTGAACGCCAATAGAGTGATTGAACAAGTCAAGAACGGGATCGGACATTTGGATAACCTCCTGTTACGTCAAGAGAGCGTGGAATACCGACCAACGGGAGGATATGCCGCGAAAGCTCTTGACGGATGCCCAACTTGGCATCCTACAAGTCATGTCAAGCCGACAACAAGGAGGCATTGACCCTAACTCTGGTTTGCCAATGGGTTTTTATACCTCCATGATTGACTTGTTCAACCCATCTCAACCAGCGAAGAGCCGCAATTTAAGCTTTATGTATCTCTTAACTAAAGCTCTATGTACGTTAGGTATTTTTCTAAAATCCAAGTAATAATTAACAGATGTTACGTTATACTGCAGTCCGAGATTTCGAACATCCCATCGATCTTTTTCGAATTCTTCTCTTTCATCATAAAAGTCATACATATAATCATAGAATCGGTTCATGACACTAATATAGGATGTAACACTCTGCCTAACTTGCCCGTCAACCGCGTTAATTCTCAGAGGGGTTAAGGTTTTTATTCCATTCTCTTCTAGATACGTTCTCCACTGAAGTATCAGTTTTTCCTTACGAACATCCACAACGGAATTTAAGCGT
This is a stretch of genomic DNA from Alicyclobacillus dauci. It encodes these proteins:
- a CDS encoding APC family permease — translated: MKKLQRQIGVFSLTMTGVGSIIGSGWLFGAQKAATVAGPAAIVAWLIGMVMILFIGLVYAELGARFPESGGMVRYSQYSHGSVTGFISGWANWIAIVSVIPIEAEASVQYMSSWPFAWAHALYSKNTGHLAGQGLWIAAALVFVYFLLNYWTVKLFSRVNTFITVLKLVIPAITGIALLFAAFHGGNFTHHGGFTPFGWSGVLTAVATSGIVFAFNGFTSPVNLAGEAKNPNRAVPIAVVGSILVAAVIYIILQVAYIGSLSPAMLAQGFAGLNFDSPFANLAVAFGLNWLAIILFADAFVSPSGTGITYTATTARMIFGISENGWLAKSLSNVHEKWYIPRNAMWLNLVVSYIFLLIFRGWGELSTVISIATLVSYVTGPVSAMAFRRIATNMGSMVRIKGLQVLAPIAFVMASLILYAGKWPSTGRVIFVMLVGLPIYLFFQGRNEGFSGFAKHIKSSLWLIIYLGFMILVSWLGSDKFGGMNVLPYGVDLLVVAVGSLVFFFWGVGSAWVTPYLTRAQSGYEEERSGQVERLEKRTGSDSSLGL
- a CDS encoding response regulator gives rise to the protein MAKIMVVDDAAFMRMMLKNLLTEGGHEVVAEAGNGREAVQLYEAHRPDVVTMDITMPEMDGLEAVKAIMALDPNAKVVMCSAMGQQDMVIDAIKSGAKSFLVKPFQKEKVLEEIAKIS
- a CDS encoding chemotaxis protein CheC, coding for MIGELANMMAGSICTAVSNKGFSLDITPPTVMVGQTKLSGFQQACCVPISITDAGVLRVIVMIEDAN
- a CDS encoding MBL fold metallo-hydrolase; translated protein: MKNRIETYTGSKHFRLNYVAEGVVAAISVPGTGSVGNAAIIDLGDTTLVVDTLNTIEAAEDLLAAATYLTGHQVSYVINTHWHSDHTSGNQLFPPTAQIISTSTTREIMATFGKNRLAQQLSNPVPIYQAIEELEEKVQQETDEKLKKEMQWENASDREYMKMLSNLVYTLPTITFDQQMSIYGSHRTVQLITYGGGHTQSDAFVYLPEEKIAVMGDLVLSKHHPVMMYANPQEWLNILKRVELLDIETIVPGHGEVCSMKELHEVKCYIKDIVTLVEETVQSKKNITDISVPKVYRDWFFTTYFSSNLKRVYDLITKSAD
- a CDS encoding chemotaxis protein CheX, giving the protein METATLVTEILNGTLSALSTVVPFPIEHGNAERLPNAFRQPEMGVLIGVTGDYHTRLVIDAKKEIFMALGASMYGMTVEGELLDSLIGEVGNMVGGNMCTNVSMNGIHLDITPPTVLIGDTKLTGFTYALSVPVIISSIGALRVSLLITE
- a CDS encoding DUF6262 family protein, with the protein product MSNEKPNVTGLLEHAKTKTQLAEDKVFEAIKKMVKHQMKINFNTVSEESGVTKSFLYKNKKVRDRIEFLRQQQEGLPSAKMVKRNTSDASKDVIIATLKSRNQQLENELKKLRELVRKRFGEIYKSL
- a CDS encoding tyrosine-type recombinase/integrase, producing MLDQMSIEFMTAIGTLKKLDYFFAFLHQSHPDWVDMRNLSRNDIEGFLHFLRTEPMGGVPGGQKATNSHVNTAMGKLRVFIEDIQRYGWSESPLKPVGNLIYPEDYPKRQETNPNTVKYIPDYIWDLVLSNIDQFKREYIPILLVMEATGFRVSDVLMLKLDCLTKDKTGWWIIGDQRKVKYKDHRVPVTEEIAAVVQSQIELVRKVSTAENNPERYLFATFTGKRKGYPITSNTMRNNLNALARKCHILDENGRPYKFKNHAFRHRYGVTLLNNGMDIVIVQQLMAHASPEMTIVYAKILDETKRKEWEKVRATGAFAAIRISEQGKIVPATLEEQVTENGLELEWIRHNFDSIRLDHGICVKNPKIKCTFLDSVLEPPCIKNNCRSFHVDSTFIDYYKQQISKMEEDITAYKKANRLRSIELIEPKLKKYKEILSGLQNGNGIFGLEKSRREYTGDERERVATSVE